In a single window of the Fusarium falciforme chromosome 3, complete sequence genome:
- a CDS encoding RRM domain-containing protein: MAEEDFEIDFYGDANNEQQQDDQRGDGGHHDHHQDHHHDDHRRGSHDDQNMDEHHPQDSHRGQSHDPGHHGSGSQQGTKRKQEEDGRPVDQAATTSVMISELNWWTTDDDIRGWARQAECEDELKDITFSEHKVNGKSKGQAYVEYYSPQAATAFKHTVEQIMAESQAGHKKINLSYWNPNVNPFKTLPKDAPARAKDQNRSSSGSYNDRGNNMGGNFGGGFRGGRGGYNRGGMNQGNYNNRNYNNNNMGGFNPNMGGGFNGPMGGGNFGGFNNRGGMMGGGMRGGPGGMRGGRGGMMGMNPMGGMPMGMPGNMGMGMMGPNGMPGFQGMPPNFNPGFGFNQNQGGGDWGNPHGAKRPRPE; encoded by the exons ATGGCCGAAGAGGACTTTGAGATCGACTTTTACGGCGATGCCAACaacgagcagcagcaggatgACCAGCGCGGCGATGGTGGCCACCACGACCACCACCAGGATCACCACCATGACGACCACCGACGGGGTAGCCACGATGATCAGAACATGGATGAGCACCACCCGCAAGACAGCCATCGTGGTCAAAGCCACGACCCTGGCCATCACGGTTCCGGTTCCCAACAAGGGACCAAGCGAAagcaggaagaagatggccggCCAGTTGACCAGGCTGCTACCACTTCAGTCATGATCTCCGAGTTGAATTGGTGGACCACGGACGATGACATTCGAGGATGGGCGCGACAAGCTGAGTGTGAagacgagctcaaggacatTACGTTCAGCGAGCACAAGGTCAACGGCAAGAGCAAGGG CCAAGCATACGTCGAGTACTACTCACCTCAGGCGGCGACCGCATTCAAGCACACCGTCGAACAGATCATGGCCGAGAGCCAAGCTGGCCACAAGAAAATCAACTTGAGCTACTGGAACCCCAATGTGAACCCCTTCAAGACACTGCCCAAGGACGCCCCAGCCCGGGCCAAGGACCAGAACCGTTCATCGTCAGGTTCTTACAACGACCGCGGCAACAATATGGGTGGAAACTTTGGCGGCGGCTTCCGGGGAGGACGCGGCGGATATAACCGTGGCGGTATGAACCAGGGCAATTACAACAACCGCAACTATAACAACAACAATATGGGTGGCTTCAACCCCAACATGGGAGGTGGATTCAACGGACCCATGGGCGGCGGCAACTTTGGCGGTTTCAACAACCGGGGCGGCATGATGGGTGGAGGCATGCGCGGCGGCCCTGGTGGAATgcgaggaggtcgaggaggcaTGATGGGTATGAACCCTATGGGCGGAATGCCTATGGGTATGCCCGGGAACATGGGAATGGGCATGATGGGTCCCAACGGGATGCCTG GTTTCCAAGGCATGCCTCCCAACTTCAACCCCGGCTTTGGCTTCAACCAGAACCAAGGCGGCGGTGATTGGGGCAACCCGCACGGTGCTAAGCGACCACGTCCAGAATAG